The DNA region CCCCATGGTCTACATCCTCTCACCCTTTCCAGTTCAAGGGTCAGGCCTGCAAGGCTTCGCATGCCCAGGCAGGCCCCCGGCCCCTGGCCTCCCATCTCCGGCTCCGCCTCCACTCTGCACCTGTCTGATGGCGCTCTGGGCAGCTTCCCCATGGGGCGCAGGCTCGCGTCTCCACACCCCCCAGGCTGCCTTCCACCTCACTTATTCCTGGGCCAGGGCCTCTGATCTTTGAAGACCTGGGTCTGTGGGCCATCTCCTGCAGGAAGCCCGCGCTGACCCCGCCGTCTGGGCCAGGGTCCCGCCAGGCCTCCCCACTCCACACAGGGCCAAGGGATTGGCAGCCACCCCTGTTGTGTGGACTCCGGCTGGCATGTGCGTTGGGGACTGGCTGTATGTCTTGTTTCTTCCTCTTGTCTTGGGCAGGCTGCGTCTTCCTGCTCTGCTgtggtgtcctcatctgtgaaatgagggtgATGGTAATACTCACCACGTCAGGCAGTTGTTGTGAGGACGACATGTAGCTCTTCCTATTCCAGACTCTTGTACTCTTCTTACCGTCTGTCTGCCCCGCCTCTCCTCGCTGCCTTTCTGGTACACCGCACAGTGCTCTGCACAGCAGGCCTTCGGTGAATGTTCTCGAATGAATGAACCCCATAGTCCTTcgatatttaggtttttttttaagattttatttatttatttgtcagagagagagagcgagacagagcacaagcagagggagcggcagctagagagagaagcaggcccccactgagcagggagcccgatgcaggactcgatcccaggaccctgggatcacgacctgagccgaaggcagacgcttaaggactgagccacccaggcgcccacattagTCTGGTTTTTAATGACCCTCTGAAAACTGATCTAAGTGGGTTAATGCCGGCAACACAGACGTGATCTGGCTCAAGGCAGGATCCCTCAGAACTCCCCCAGCTCTGGATCTGATTGGGCTCTGGCACTGTGACTTGGAAACAGGACCGCCTGAGCTCTGGGTTCATCCTCGCATCCAGCTCTTGACAGAAGAAGGGTCCCACAAAGCTGTGTAACGTGGCCCCGTCTGTGACTTGTCGGGgacaagttgggggaaggggctaCTTACAGGAGCATTCACCCCATGGCTGGATTAGATGGAGAAGTTTAGCAAAACTCCCCACGTCGGAGAGCACTGGGTGCCCGTTCGGGGATGTTTTCCCTGTTTTGACTGCTGTCTCTTGTCTCCCTTCATCCCTTCTCTAGCTACTATGCTGTCCTGTACCCCATGGTGTACCCCATGAAGATCACGGGGAACCGAGCTGTGATGGCCCTTGTCTACATCTGGCTCCATTCCCTCATCGGCTGCCTGCCCCCTCTGTTTGGTTGGTCGTCAGTGGAGTTTGACGAGTTCAAGTGGATGTGTGTGGCGGCGTGGCACCGGGAGCCTGGCTACACGGCCTTCTGGCAGATCTGGTGTGCCCTGTTCCCCTTTCTGGTCATGCTGGTGTGCTATGGCTTCATCTTCCGTGTGGCCAGGGTCAAGGCGCGCAAGGTGCACTGCGGCGCGGTGGTCCTCGTGGAGGAGGACGCccagaggggtgggaggaagaactCCAGCACCTCTACCTCCTCCTCCGGCAGCAGGAAGAACGCCTTTCAGGGCGTGGTCTATTCGGCCAACCAGTGCAAAGCCCTCATCACCATCCTGGTGGTCCTCGGGGCCTTCATGGTCACCTGGGGCCCCTACATGCTTGTCATCACCTCCGAGGCCCTCTGGGGGAAGAACTATGTCTCCCCGACCCTGGAGACCTGGGCCACGTGGCTGTCCTTTACCAGCGCCATCTGCCACCCCCTGATCTATGGGCTCTGGAACAAGACGGTTCGCAAGGAGCTGCTGGGCCTGTGCTTTGGGGATCGGTACCACCGGGAGCCGTTCGTGCCGCGCCAGAGGGCTTCCAGGCTCTTCAGCATTTCCAACAGGATCACAGGTAACTTGGGAACCTGCTGGGAAAGAGGTGCCCACCTCAGCCAGGAGTAGCCTGTGGTCCTCTCGGGTGCTCTGCCGTGTTGATGGCTGAGCTCTCAGAGGCTCcaagcccaggtgtccatcggGGAAGGAACATCCCAGAGTGTCCCCTGTCTTTCCCAAGCCCCTTGTGCAAGCTCAGCAGTTCAAGGCAGGGGACGCCAGCGTTCAGAAATCCGTTTTCTGCTAGCCTAGCCACGGCCCGCTGGCCTTCTTTCTACCGACAGCAGAACCCAGGCTTTGGACTGGGCTACCCTCCGCTCCTGGCCGTCCTGTCCTGTCCGTGTTCTGTAAAGCACATCCCACTTGCAGGCACTGCCGCCCGGCCTCAGCTGCCCATCCCCGAACACGCTCCTCCGTGGGCCATTCTTGCTGGTCAGCGGCTTCCTCGTATTGTCACCAGTAATTCACATTGtgccccgcgcccccccccccccccgatgtcACTGTCTCCTGTGTATAAAGCTGCTCCTCCATCTGGTAACGATTAGGGAGCTGACAAGTTTCTGGAGACAATCCTTTCACCTTTGGTGAGACCCAGAGGAATTACTCTACGctgagatagatttttttttttttaacccttttttattttgaaataattctagaCTTGGAGAAGAGCTGGGAAGTGGGTACAGAGAATTGCATCTACCCTGCTTTTCCTGGTGTTAACATCTGGCCAAACCACAACAGTTACCGAAACTAAGACATTAATATTAACTATGCATTTGATTCGGATTTCACCCATTGTCCCACCAGGATCCAGTTCACAATCATGTCATGGCCCTCTTTGTCTTGTTCAGGCTTTGACAAGTCCTCATTCTTCCCTTGGCCCCCATGACAGTAACGCTCTGGGGAGCCCTGGTCAGGGATTTCGTAGAAGGCCCCTCCGGGTACATTTAGCTGATGTGTTCTCAGGATTAGAATGAGGTCGTATGTTTTGGGCAGGGATGCTGTGAGGGTGCTGTGCTCTGTAGTGGTCACGTCAGGGGCACATATGTCTTATTACTAGTtcatgttacctttttttttttttaaagattttatttatttattcatgagagacagagagagagagagagagagagagaggcagagggagaagcaggctcccaaggagcagagagcccgatgcgggactcgatcccaggaccctgggatcatgacctgagccgatggcagacgcttaaccatctgagccacccaggcgcccactagtTCATGTTACCTTGATGCTTAATGTCTTAGCTCAGGCTCCTGTCACAGAATATCATAGATGAGGGGCTTACACCACAGACACAGAGTTGTCACAGTTCCAgcagctggaagtctgagatcaggtgcCACacggttgggttctggtgagagcgcTCTTCCGAGCTGTCTTCTTGCATGGGCTCACATGATGGGGATGCGGGGAGACAGGACAGAACAAGGTCTGTTCTTCtgaggaccccaccctcatgacctcatctactCCTGATTATCTCCTAAAGGCCCTGTTTCCAGATGCCATCACATTGGGGCTTAGggcatatgaattctggggggacaCTTTCAGTCCATACAGTTCAGGGGTATCTGTCAGGTTTCTCCCCTGTAAAGTCACTGTGGTTTCCATTGCAATTAATACACACAATGGGGGAGATCTTTGAGGCTGTGCAAatatcctctctctccttcagccTTCACCCAGTATTTTTAGCATGCATTGGTGGATCTTGCCTCTAGCTGTTAGTACCGTGTTATTCTAGTGGGGACGTAGCTGGATTTTTTGGGTCATGTTTGAGGGAGATTATCACCTGGAAGTGCTATTGGAAGAGAGATTTTGAAGACATTTAGATCAACTGGAAAAAGCTAGTTCAGATTACAGTTGAGAGAGGTCTTCCAACTTCCCTCTCAAGAGGGTGGAAAGATAGCTCATAATTATCGTGAATACTCCGTGGTGGTGGTGATAGGAGAGTTTTTCTGTGAGGCAATAACAAACCAACATCACTGATTTATTTCATGGGCTGATGAAGGAATGTTTCTTcttgagagaggaaggaaggaatgtttCTTCTTGAGAGAGGAAGGAAGTCAGGGACtttccgctttttttttttttttttaagtagcctccatgcccaacgtgggacttgaattcacgaccctgagatcaagggagggactttttattttgaccagaggaaaaaaagaatgtctacATACCCCGGATTTTAACCACTGAAGTGCCCatgccctgcctgcccctggccAATTCCTGTGTCCAAGTACGCCTTGTGAGCCAGGACTGCATCCAGGGTCTGGTTTcgtttctctgattaacttactCCCATTTTGTAAATCACTTGTCTTCTAGGCAAAAAATATGACCTGCTTTATATTCCATGGAAGCcggaatggggaaagaaaaaacgaggaaagagaatggaggaggagagggtaGCTAGCACAAAAagaagcgtctgcttttggccgAGGTTTTCCATGCAGATCACCTGTGACGGTGCTGGCGGAGGTCTTGGGGCCAGGAGAAGGGGCGGGAAACGGCAGCTGTGGTTTGGTTGGCGAGTCAAAGGCGGCTGGTGGCCGGCGCCCCGCCCCTCCGCGCCCCGCCcctccgcgccccgccccgcgcctcCGCGTCCCGCCCACACCGGGAACGCCCGCGGCCTTCTGGGCCTGGGTCCGTCTGGCTGAGCCCCGCCGGGCGGACCCTCCTCGGACGCCCCGTGTGGGCCTGGCTTGGGTCCGCCCAGACTCCAGAACCAAAATCAGCTTCTGGGCCTCCTCCCTCAGTGCCCGAGCCCCGGTGGTCGCACAGGGAAAGAAATAAGGGGAGATCCCTTCTAAAAGGAGCCACAAAGGACTGCAAGCTCTGTCTGGGTTTTGTTCCTTTCCACTTGGGTGGCCACCTGGGAAGTTTTAACCAAGGAATCCTCAGCGTGCtgtgagcagaggcagagaggaattCCAGAAATATCTGGAGCTTCCCCGCTGACTCAGGGAGGCCAGGAGTTTGAGAAACACGTTGTCATGTTTATTTCATACACAGATTTCCACCATAATCAGTGGGTTTGTTAGCTCCAAGCTGAAGAAGTGCAAAGGCAAAGGTTTTCCCTaaggtttttaagtttttatctgtCACTGAGCCACCAAAGTGCCTGCTGCCTGGGAGGCTCCCTGAGGAATGGAGATCTGGGTCAGCTCTGGAGCTGACATTGATTTCTAGTGCTGGAAGGTGAGCTGAATGCTCACACGTGGTCTGGCGAGGCCAGACCACAAATCCAGAGCTGACAGGTGGCTTCGGGTGATCAGGAGCCTTCAGGAGATAGGGCAAGCTGCCCTTCCAGCAACTCGTCCACCGGGTGACTCAGACCTCCATCCCAGGCAGGGCGGAGAGCCCagggcccaccccaccccagcctgggaGGGTGGCCTGGGCACCGTGGGAAGGCAGCCTCTACAAATGCCTGCCACCTGGTGCCCGAAGCTCCTGGAACTGGGTTAGAGCCTTTCTAGCAGTCCTGGAGAGAAGGATGCGGACACACACAGGAGAGATGCCTTGTTGCAGGGCCCCTTGGGGAGGTcggggttggagggagggaaggccacCCTGGGACCTTTGAGTTTCCCCACCTGCTTTTACACGTTCCATTCCTGGTGCCACCTAGAGGGCTTCCGGTGACTTCGGAGTGCCCGATTCAGCTCAGAACTGCAGGGCACTAGTGACTCTGAGTCACCCCAGGCTTGATCAGATCCCCGGGGCCTGTCACCTttgtgccttttttattttaattttgtaacagGGCTTGGATTGGGCCCAACCCGGTAGATGTGTTATTGTTTCGTGTGAAAAATCCCAGGGTAACTGCGCCCACTGTGGAGTGGTAAATGCCGGGTAAACACAGGACGGGGCAGGGCCGCCGGGCGGCCGGTTCCAGACCTTCCAGCCCAGCCACAGCGGTCTGGCTCAGACAACTCGTCCCGCTGCTGGAGACCAGGCCATGTTCTGGCTCTCACCGCAGCCTCAGAGATGTGTCCCGAACCCACCGCGGCCTCGGCCACCCCGGTCGGCAGTGCCTGGCCCCCCGCGGGCCCCTCCCCGGGctgggcttcctgccgagccgtGGTCACGGGCTGAGGCCAAGGCCCAGGATGGGGATGAGCGCGTGCGGGGTCTTCTCTGGCCCCAGTCCACTCCACCGGCGCGCTCTGCACGAGCGCAGTTCCCCAAGCTCACGGACGGGTGATTCGGAGAGAAGCCTGCCCTTCTTGTCTCCTCCTGGGCTccggggaaggaagggaagcgTGCTGTCCATCACCTCGTACCCTCGGAAGGCTCCAGGCGAGAGTAAAGAACAGAGCCCCGTCCGGTCTGTAGGCAAACCGCGGGGGAGGGTGGGTGCTCATTCAGTCCAGGCCAGGGGGGTTTGACTTCGTGTGCCGCGGCTTTAACTGCCAAGAGCTCCTTCCCGTGACCTCTGTGGTCTCCATGGCATCGTTATTCTCTCAACTTTCTCAGGGGACtcaagtagaatttttttttttttttaaattcttaagctTCCTCCATTGTCTCCTCTGagatccatttttttctcttttctttctttcttttgtattcatCTCTTTCAAGCTAATGCCTCTCCCTGAGCGTCTAGTGACCTTGGCCTTCCTCCATGTTGGTGGCGAGGCCCTGGGAGCGGGCGGGGGCCCTGCGTGGGGGCGCATGAGGCCCATTGACTGTGGCGCTTTGGCCGCTCGACCGCCCCTGAAAGGGTTCTCACTCTCCTGGCCAGGTTGCGGGAACTGAGGGGCGGGGGTCCCGCTGTTCACTCTGTGGCCTGTCACTGCGCCCGCGGTTTAGCCGGTGTCGCCTCAGCCGTGGCGGGGGTCTCTGAGGCCGGCCCCGGGTTATCCCCTCCTGCCAACAAGGGGCCCGAGCTCCTGAGCCTGGGCTGGGCAGAGTGGTGGACAGGACCCGCCACTGCCTACGGAGACTTTCTGTCCAGCCCCACCTGCTGCAGAGGCTCCTGGGCCTCCAGGTCCTGGGCTTTGGGGGCACTGCGTGAGAACCGGCCTCCGCCCAGGCCTCCCCAGCCGCCGGCCTCCGCTCCCTGGGTCAGGCCCCCTGTCCTCACCTTCCGGCTTGTAGGCATTCTCTCCCACTTTGCGGTTTGCGCCTCTTGAAAATTCCTTCCCGGTATTCAAGTGGGATCTCAGGAGGTCACGGTGCACCCACATCCCATGTTTAACTGGAAGGCCATCTCCCAAGACCACGCGCCGCATGTTTTCCCTGCCACCTGCCTTCTGGCGTGTGGTGGTGGTGTGAGAGTTTCGTCTTTGGGTGCCCGGGGAATCCTGTCACAGGGCAGACACCCCCCCCCGGGATAGGaacaagaggcagagaggggaaAGGGCAGCTGGGGACTCCCGATTCTGCCATGGGTTGAGAGCCCGGTGTGCCAGAGACAGAGGACAGGGGAGGCGGCGGTGAGGCCGGTGGGGACGACCGAAGAGGGAGGGTCCGTGGCCGCCTCGGCGGGACCTGGGCTGTGCTGACGGTGCCGACTTTACCTTTCAGACCTGGGCCTGTCCCCCCACCTCACTGCCCTCATGGCAGGCGGACAGCCCCTGGGGAACAGCAGCAGCACGGGGGACACTGGCTTCAGCTGCTCCCAGGACTCAGGTAAGTGTCCCACCTGCCGCGTGGCCCGGTGCCAGGCTAGCAGCCGGCGGGCGGGCCCCGAGCATGGGCCTCTCGCCGTGGCCTTCAGCTTGCCAGCATTTCGGGGCCTTGGTTTCCCCCTGTAGAGCATGGGGACTTGGGTGCCGCTCTCCCCCACACAGGCTGTTGTCAGATCCCAGTGAAGTGAAACCCTTGGAAAAGTAGCCGTGCTGGTGACCATGAGCTGTTGCTGCTGGTGTCAGACCGGCGGCCGCGACCAGCTCGGCGTCCAGCTGCCCGGCTCTCTGTGTCTGACGGGCCTTTTCCGAGCTGTGTTCTCTTGGGCAACATGCTCAATCTCTTTCTAAGCCTGGGAGCATCCCTGTTTGTGAACTGGGGGTGTCCTCCCTCTATCAGGGGCAGTCCCACCGAGATCACACCCTCTCGTCACCATCCTGGCAAGCCCTGGGCCTGCCCTTGAGAAACTTGGTCTCCCTGAAGAAACACATCTCCAGCGCAGATGCTCCCCGTACCCCCCCGCCCAGGCGCTGCCCCCCAGGGGATCCTGCAGGCTGGAGCGCCTCCTTCCGGCCGCTGCTTGCTGCCCTGGCGAGAGGCAGGTGGGCGGGGGCCTCCGCTCTGCATCCGGGGGCGAGTCTGTGCCCACGAGCTGGGCTGACGGCAGCGGGGAGCCTGTGAAAACTCATCTCTGCCCTGACCTGTTTGTCCCGGCCTCAGCCAGTGTCGTGGAACTCTGGGGTAGGTCGCGGGCTGACACCAAGACCCGGCCTTCTGTCGTGGGCAGTTTTCCCTGGAGGCAGGACGTTCCCTGAGAATGTTCTGTCACCTGTCAGCTGGTGGGTTGAACCGCTGGTCTGCCGGCCCCTCTCGCCCCGAGTCCCTTGTGTGAGGCCGTGGTGTCCTCTCAGCCGGTCCTGAAACAGCAGGAGGACCCCAGGGCTGCCCCGTCTTCCTCGTTTCCGGAGCACTAAGGCCTTGAAGGGTTGCAAGCTGGAGACCAGGATGGAACAAGGCTGGTCCCAACATTCGCCCCAGTGTCCGGCCAGGGTCCCGTCTCAGCCcggagccccccacccctgctccgcCCAGCTCTCTCTAATAGGaccccctgcctctctgcctttgtttccctacTGTTTTGGGGGgtatatttttcaattcttttttgatCCCCAAAGGACTCTctgttttcaagttttaaatgtttatttagcaCAACATATTTTAACAATGATGGAAATTCAGACCGTAAGAAGAATCCTCAGAACGCAGAGCTCCTTGTCATAGggccctgctgccccctcccctccgtcCCAGGCCTGGCTCAATGCCCTGAGTCACTATAGTTGTGGCACATAACCTGCTGTTTGGGGAACACGGCTGTGTTTCCTGTGTCTGAAGCAGCCCCGGGGCTCCGGCTGCAGCTACCCCGAAATGAGGTGATGCACCCAGTGTTTCTTGGACAAATGCTGCAGGCGGGGAGTTGCACCTGTTGGCGGGATTGAACACACGGGAGAGAGGGTgcaggggggtggagagaggtggagaaggaggaCCTTGCTTCGCCAGTTCTGTGTGCACAACCCACGCTTGGTTTTAGGAACGGACGTGATGCTGCTCGAGGACTACACATCTGATGACAACCCTCCCTCCCACTGTacttgccccccccccaagagaAGGAGCTCCGTGACCTTTGAGGATCAAGTGGAGCAAATCAANNNNNNNNNNNNNNNNNNNNNNNNNNNNNNNNNNNNNNNNNNNNNNNNNNNNNNNNNNNNNNNNNNNNNNNNNNNNNNNNNNNNNNNNNNNNNNNNNNNNNNNNNNNNNNNNNNNNNNNNNNNNNNNNNNNNNNNNNNNNNNNNNNNNNNNNNNNNNNNNNNNNNNNNNNNNNNNNNNNNNNNNNNNNNNNNNNNNNNNNNNNNNNNNNNNNNNNNNNNNNNNNNNNNNNNNNNNNNNNNNNNNNNNNNNNNNNNNNNNNNNNNNNNNNNNNNNNNNNNNNNNNNNNNNNNNNNNNNNNNNNNNNNNNNNNNNNNNNNNNNNNNNNNNNNNNNNNNNNNNNNNNNNNNNNNNNNNNNNNNNNNNNNNNNNNNNNNNNNNNNNNNNNNNNNNNNNNNNNNNGGGGGGCTCCCAGCCCCGCCCATCACACTTGGCCTCAGGCCTCCCACTGCTGGagtgggaaggtgggaagggaggggctgTTGAACTCTaggtggacacacacacacacacacacactaggtggacacacacacacacacacagatcctgATTCCCATCTCTTTCCTCGGGAAGCTGCCGGATTGGGTAAAAGTCTGAGCCCTCCGTAGTTTCTCTCCTTTCTGGGTCAGGCGTGGGCAGAGATCTGAACTTGCCCGCTCTGAGCCCCGCTTCCTCACGTGGGAAATGGAAGCAGTGGCCCCCCAAGTGTTCCTAGATCAGCAGAGGCTGCCGCTGCGACCATCCCCCCGTGACCATCCGTTGGCCCTGGAGTCGATGAGGGCCCGAGAGTTCCGTGAACAGAATGAGCTCTATGGCGCCCGTGCTTTTCTCCCACCTGTCCTGATTCCAGCCCCAACCCCCAGTCGCCTCTGGATGGGAAACCAGACCCTCTGTTCCAGAGGCAGCTCGGTGCTAGGGTTGGAATCAGGACAGGTGGGAGACAAGTGTTAGGGTCTGGTTTCCCATCCAGACACGCTGATCAGAAGAGGGACGGGGGACTGTGCAGAGTGCCCACGGAAGGAAGGTCCTCTCTGCTCCGTATCCCAGGATGCGAGGACAGCCACCAGCATGATGGGTGTGGACGTGGTGTCAGGGACTCAGGGATGCTGACTGTGACAGGAAGGGAGAGCTCTGTCAGAGCCTTGGGTTGGCGGTGAATCCCAGGTTTTCTCCCAGCCAAATTGTGGGGCAGTCACAGTGGTCAGAGAGACAAAGTAGACTCCAGGACAGAGTCTGGCCTGCAGCCTCGTGGGCTTTATCATATTTTACCCCcggaaataaaaaatgagtgaCTCCTTCCCTGATCCGCCCAGCCCACCTAGGCCAGTCTGGCCGCATCaggcctgctcagtggggatggCAGTTGTGAGGGCCGCCTGTCTGCAGCCAGAGAGGAGCACAGGGGAGAGGGGCCGGGGGAGGCCACGtgtccctcccctcttccttcatcACGTGTGTGAAGCAGGCCGGGGCTGGCTGCAGATTCCCCGAAATGGATGACACAGGGAGTGTTCATCACGTGGGGCAGAAGTTGCCCCCTCTCCAGAAAATGTGAGGGGTAGGGGAtgaactgcccccccccaaaatggcAGGGGACAGATGGGCAGCCAGGGCAGTAATAGTAAGGCACTGGGTGTGAGGTTGAAGATTCGCGGTCTCTGTTGGTGTGAGTTGTCAGGGCTCCTAATCCTGGGTGGGGCGCGGACCTTGATGTTACTTCCAACCTTGAGGTTCTGGCTGGCGTGAGCCAGTGTGGCCAGGAGATAGGCATTATATGGTTCTAGGGAGCTGAAGTACCAGAGAATTCTTTCAAAGGTGTGGAATTTTGAATATCATTACTAGGAAGTATTTATCAAGCCTCTCTTGTGGGCCAGACCTAGAGGTCTCAGAAAGAATTGCTTAATGATCACAGTTTCCTGACCCTAGGAAGAGGTGCCCCGTGACCTTCTCTCTGTAGGTGAGGAAGCAGGTCAGTTCCACGCCTCCCCAGGTAGGACCTGGGACGTCAGGGATTCGAGCCTAGGGAACGTGGCCACAGAACCCACGCCCTCGGTTTgcgccgccccctccccgggccgTGAAGCATCCGCGGGCACATTCCCGGTAGTCGCGGCTCGCAGTTCTCGGCTAACCTTTCTGCTTCCCCCTCAGATGCCGCCAGGAACCCTGTTCTTCACGTGAAAGCCGAAGTGCACGAGTCCTTGGACAGTTATGCGGCCAGCTTGGCCAAAGTCATAGAGGCCGAAGCCAAGATCAAGCTGTTCGGGGAGGAGGCGTTGCCCGGGGTCCTGGCCGCAGCACGGACGGTCCCGGGGGCCGGCTTCGGGGGCCGCCGAGGCAGCAGGACTCTTGCGGGTCAGAGGCTGCAGCTGCAGAGCATCGAGGAGGGAGACATTTTAGCTGCAGAACCGCGATGAGGGCGTCAGGGCGGACTGGCCCACAGAGGGGCGCCCCGGGGAGGGATATCTGGGGTGCAGCCACCCGGAAAAACGCTGACCACGGGGTCTTGTGAGAGCGCCCGCCGGCTCCAGGTGGGCCCTGGCGATGGGACCAGAGACGTCGGAAGCTCCAGGGCAAGCAGACGGAGGTGTGGCCATGACTTTTTGGGAGGGGGGCATGGAAGGGAGACTAGGGACCGTGGCTTGGAAGGAAACGGCCGCGTGGGTTACTTCCTCTACTCCAGGACGTCCAGGGGCAGCCGGGCACTGTCCCAGAGGTCTCGGGAGGTAAGCCCTTCGCGGTGCTCCTGGAAGAACGGCACTTCTTCCTGCCAGAGCAGGACCGTCCCCTGCGCGTCCGCGTGGTGGGTGCAGGCCACCCTGAATGCTCCCCGGAGGAGAACCTGGGAGCAGAGCTTCTCGCAGGGGCTTCCACGCCTCCATCCTGGTGGGGACCTTGCAGTCATCGGGGGCCGCCTGCTGGTGCTAGTGGGGGCGGCGCGGCCCCAGGGCTGCTGTCACTGGGGATGGGGccgccctgcccccctccctatTGACTGATGCTTTGGTATTTAAAAAGAAGGGAGCAACCACTATACAAGACACGAGGAAGGAGCAGGTGCCAGATGTTTCATTTcgagaactaaaaaaataatgcatttggttagggcccccgccccccatcttCCCAAGCGGGAGCGGGGCTGTGGTGCCCAGCTGGGCGGGGAAACGGAGCTGCTGTTCTCCCGGGAGGGCGTCCCCTTCGCGCAGGGAGGCCTGGCGCCAGCTTGCTCGTGGTGTCCACCGCCCAGAGCAGCCGGCTTGCGGGCCCCGGGCAGCGTGCCACAGGACGGCGGAGAAAGGCGCTCCGCCGACGCTCTTGGCCCAGCTCCTCCTCTTGGACCCTTTGGGACTTCGTGTCACTTCTCGAGCCATCTGGAAAGTGGGGTAAGGGGGTGGGAAGATCATGTACCGCTGTGGTCTTTGATGTCCTCGGCATCtatagtgggggtgggggggaaccctCGGGCCAACGTGGGCACAGCTTTGATGGCGTCTGACGGCCGAGCGCAGCCCTGCGGGCGCCGTGTATGGGCTCGCCCTGCCCGGGTGgagcgggcggggtggggggggctcccCGAAGGCCGACCCCCCGGACGCAGAAGCGGAGCGCCGGGAGTGTGAGCTGTCGGGTTAGGGCTTGCCCGGCCCCCCTTTGAGGTGGGACAGCAGTAGCGCAGGGGCGACGTGGGAAGCCGCGGGTCGCTCTCGCCGCCCTCCCCGCCTTCCGAACTCGAGGGCGTCGGTAGAGGGCAGGCCCTCAGGAGATGCAGCTACTCCAGAGGGCACGTTCCCTCTGTGGTGGTGCCTTTGGCGCCTCGCCAGCTCCTGGTGACATGTCGTCCTTTTGCCGTCTGGCGGGAAGCCCTTTCCCGCGGCGTGGGGCTTGCTGCCTTCGCGGCGCCCGCGCCCATCAGCAGTGCTCCCGGTCGGCTGGGCGCCCCGCGGGGGTCTAGGTTCGGGGGGGTGCGGGGTGGTGGCGGCTTTTCCGGAGGAGCGGAGGGCAGCTGCACCTGTGGGCTCTGCTCCCGCTCCCGGGGGGCATTCCTAAACCTgagggcatttttttaaaagatcttatttatttgagagagaaaaagagggagagcgagcgtgagcaggggga from Neomonachus schauinslandi chromosome 6, ASM220157v2, whole genome shotgun sequence includes:
- the GPR161 gene encoding G-protein coupled receptor 161, with translation MSLNSSLGHRKELSNLTDQEGGEGGAVITDFITIIIITIFVCLGNLVIVVTLYKKSYLLTLSNKFVFSLTLSNFLLSVLVLPFVATSSIRREWIFGVVWCNFSALLYLLISSASMLTLGVIAVDRYYAVLYPMVYPMKITGNRAVMALVYIWLHSLIGCLPPLFGWSSVEFDEFKWMCVAAWHREPGYTAFWQIWCALFPFLVMLVCYGFIFRVARVKARKVHCGAVVLVEEDAQRGGRKNSSTSTSSSGSRKNAFQGVVYSANQCKALITILVVLGAFMVTWGPYMLVITSEALWGKNYVSPTLETWATWLSFTSAICHPLIYGLWNKTVRKELLGLCFGDRYHREPFVPRQRASRLFSISNRITDLGLSPHLTALMAGGQPLGNSSSTGDTGFSCSQDSGTDVMLLEDYTSDDNPPSHCTCPPPKRRSSVTFEDQVEQIKDAARNPVLHVKAEVHESLDSYAASLAKVIEAEAKIKLFGEEALPGVLAAARTVPGAGFGGRRGSRTLAGQRLQLQSIEEGDILAAEPR